In one window of Coleofasciculus chthonoplastes PCC 7420 DNA:
- a CDS encoding type II toxin-antitoxin system antitoxin SocA domain-containing protein gives MKNQSNTKRIAEIISLVLRLMGGYAYSKTKLVKIVYLLDIIQSRKGNKHFSTATYKSYYYGPYSDDIEEAINLLDNFGYVEVGKKTSVNGNTYYTFTLKDTPYLGELSQNEKNEISKYTSQLVELERGKLLELAYSTKEFENTQFGEEVKL, from the coding sequence ATGAAAAATCAGTCAAATACAAAAAGAATAGCTGAAATTATTTCTCTTGTTTTACGGTTAATGGGAGGTTATGCCTATTCAAAAACTAAACTTGTAAAAATAGTTTATTTGCTAGATATAATACAATCAAGAAAAGGAAATAAACATTTTAGTACAGCAACTTATAAAAGTTATTACTACGGACCTTATTCAGATGATATAGAAGAAGCAATAAATTTACTGGATAATTTTGGCTATGTAGAAGTTGGCAAAAAAACCAGCGTCAATGGTAACACTTACTATACATTTACATTGAAAGATACACCTTATTTGGGTGAGTTAAGTCAGAATGAAAAAAATGAGATAAGTAAATATACTTCTCAATTAGTAGAGCTAGAACGGGGAAAATTATTAGAGTTAGCGTACAGTACAAAAGAATTTGAGAATACTCAATTTGGTGAAGAAGTTAAATTATGA
- a CDS encoding lactoylglutathione lyase family protein — MSNYPRTFSHIGISVPDVEKAVEFYSKVMGWYLIMKPTVIEEESDTAIGQMCIDVFGTGWGSFKIAHMSTGDRIGVEMFEFKNNEKPKDFEYWKTSTFHFCVQDRDIEGLVEKIVAHGGKQRMPIREYYPGEKPYKMVYVEDPFGLIFEVYSHSYELTYSQGAY; from the coding sequence ATGAGCAACTACCCAAGAACATTTTCACACATTGGAATCTCCGTCCCAGATGTGGAGAAGGCTGTCGAATTTTACAGCAAGGTTATGGGTTGGTATCTGATCATGAAGCCAACCGTTATCGAAGAAGAGTCAGATACGGCAATAGGTCAAATGTGTATTGACGTATTTGGCACCGGTTGGGGTTCCTTTAAAATTGCCCACATGTCTACCGGTGACCGGATCGGGGTAGAGATGTTCGAGTTTAAAAACAACGAAAAACCCAAAGATTTTGAATACTGGAAAACAAGCACGTTTCATTTTTGCGTCCAAGATCGTGATATTGAAGGTCTTGTCGAAAAAATAGTAGCGCATGGGGGTAAACAGAGAATGCCAATTCGAGAGTATTATCCTGGTGAAAAACCCTACAAGATGGTTTATGTAGAAGATCCATTTGGACTGATATTTGAAGTTTATTCCCACAGTTATGAGCTTACTTACTCTCAGGGCGCATATTAA
- a CDS encoding HVO_A0114 family putative DNA-binding protein, translating into MENKVMKIGIISREDYIKRTIAIAKGEYKPQKDEPKVWFESMKSLAQVLSNENQDLLRIIINHEPRSLSELEELTHRKKSNLSRTLKTLERYGIVELVKDKGKVIPKVKATDFQVEFSLENHLSHLADSAMV; encoded by the coding sequence ATGGAAAATAAGGTTATGAAAATAGGGATTATCTCTAGAGAAGATTATATCAAAAGAACTATAGCGATTGCCAAAGGAGAATATAAACCACAAAAAGATGAACCGAAAGTGTGGTTTGAATCGATGAAGTCGCTAGCCCAAGTCTTGAGTAATGAAAATCAAGACTTGCTGAGAATAATCATTAACCACGAGCCACGTTCTCTTTCAGAGCTTGAAGAGCTAACCCATCGGAAGAAGTCTAACCTGTCTAGAACCCTAAAAACTTTAGAAAGATATGGAATAGTTGAGCTAGTCAAAGATAAAGGCAAAGTTATTCCCAAGGTTAAAGCTACAGATTTCCAAGTTGAGTTCAGCCTTGAGAATCACCTTTCTCATCTTGCTGATTCTGCCATGGTTTAG
- a CDS encoding addiction module protein, which translates to MSISQPLAIPPGFEQLSKEQQIDYVQQLWDLIIAVPEQIPVPEWHLEIVRDRVSSQDATQKNTWNEVKQRLMSKYNERKSLRSTIKLNTSLLYP; encoded by the coding sequence ATGTCTATCTCTCAGCCTTTAGCTATTCCACCTGGATTCGAGCAGTTAAGCAAGGAGCAGCAAATTGATTACGTTCAGCAACTTTGGGATCTAATAATTGCTGTACCTGAGCAGATACCTGTTCCTGAATGGCATCTTGAAATTGTACGCGATCGCGTTTCCTCGCAGGATGCCACACAAAAAAATACGTGGAATGAGGTAAAGCAACGACTAATGAGCAAGTATAATGAACGCAAATCACTAAGAAGTACGATAAAATTAAATACAAGTTTGCTATACCCCTAA
- a CDS encoding BrnA antitoxin family protein, producing MSENDLNNTSNTNWDALESMSDEDIDYSDIPPLTDEFFESATLRIPSDKARHLIQIDPDVIAWFKAQDTEYKTLINTVLRRYIESNGDKH from the coding sequence ATGAGCGAAAACGATTTGAACAATACCTCAAATACTAATTGGGACGCACTCGAATCAATGTCTGATGAAGATATTGATTATTCTGACATCCCACCGTTGACCGATGAATTCTTTGAGAGCGCGACACTGCGAATTCCATCAGATAAAGCACGCCATCTGATTCAGATTGATCCAGATGTAATAGCTTGGTTCAAAGCCCAAGATACAGAATACAAGACACTGATTAATACTGTTCTACGCCGCTACATTGAAAGCAATGGCGACAAGCACTGA
- a CDS encoding aldo/keto reductase, which yields MQTSQKLSLPTMGCGTWAWGNRLLWGYDESMDDELQAVFNLCVSNGVTLFDTGDSYGTGRLNGRSEQLLGRFSSDYSGINQENLCIATKLAAYPWRLTRGSMVSACQASARRLGRNVDLAQMHWSTANYAPWQEERLLDGLADLYEKGLVKGVGLSNYGPKRLQEIYPKFKERGVPITTLQVQYSLLSTYPVTELGIKDVCDQLGIQLIAYSPLALGLLTGKYSEKDPLPKGLRRLLFKQLLPGIQPLLGCLREIASSKEKTMAQVAINWCIGKGTLPIPGAKTMKQAQENIGALGWQLSAGEITELDQVAASLDKAMVQNIFQTR from the coding sequence ATGCAGACTAGCCAAAAACTCTCCCTTCCTACCATGGGCTGCGGAACGTGGGCATGGGGAAATCGACTACTCTGGGGGTACGACGAAAGCATGGATGACGAGTTGCAAGCTGTCTTTAATCTGTGTGTCAGTAATGGCGTCACCTTATTTGATACCGGTGATTCTTATGGCACAGGCAGACTGAATGGACGCAGTGAGCAACTCCTGGGACGATTCTCTAGCGACTATTCTGGTATAAACCAAGAGAACCTATGCATTGCCACCAAGCTAGCCGCCTATCCCTGGCGATTAACACGCGGCTCAATGGTATCCGCCTGTCAAGCCTCTGCGCGACGATTGGGACGAAATGTTGATTTAGCACAGATGCATTGGTCTACTGCCAATTATGCACCGTGGCAAGAAGAACGGCTATTGGATGGTCTAGCTGACCTCTACGAAAAAGGACTGGTTAAGGGTGTTGGACTCTCTAATTATGGACCAAAACGACTTCAAGAAATTTATCCCAAATTTAAAGAGCGAGGTGTTCCTATCACTACGTTACAAGTCCAATATTCACTCTTGTCTACTTATCCTGTTACCGAGTTGGGTATCAAAGACGTTTGTGATCAATTGGGAATTCAACTGATTGCCTATAGCCCTCTGGCGTTAGGATTGTTGACGGGAAAGTATTCTGAGAAAGATCCATTACCGAAAGGGTTACGCCGTTTGTTATTTAAGCAGTTATTACCCGGAATCCAACCGCTTTTAGGTTGTTTACGAGAAATAGCCTCCTCCAAAGAGAAAACCATGGCGCAAGTTGCGATTAATTGGTGTATTGGTAAAGGCACTCTGCCTATTCCTGGTGCAAAGACGATGAAACAGGCACAAGAGAATATTGGTGCGCTGGGATGGCAGTTAAGTGCTGGTGAGATTACTGAATTGGATCAAGTGGCGGCAAGTTTAGATAAGGCGATGGTTCAAAACATTTTTCAAACGCGATAA
- a CDS encoding membrane protein, whose protein sequence is MLIQIRRLLNRFFRRSRTINDEPLNKVSLIVIILIDIFILINVFTGLNDISQWYINPSSAYPCYSEWKNYQTQTTSDKDYEIIQSSVISAINYQYNFQQTYQQAAVGHLGAVSQTCLEYGSYKDKLNNPENQQIIATIDQKQEEISQIEQTNRSIREQYDSTLLEKIAGQSRDQSINRVGAEQAKQQLEQNNRNIARLKQEIAQLKNQLKAKPESLAFINFLNNNRTFQSIENAYQQASFWYPSLQFGFQSLFLLPLIFFSLSVYNFAQRKAYGLIALISWHLSVVFFVPLIFKLFEFLQFGTIVQFLVALISTLLGGLVFLVSYAYILLIPLIGFGIIKFFQKIVFNPKIQAARRVQKSRCIRCANKIPTHDAYCPHCGFYQYAECHNCHSMTYKYLPYCKQCGQSQDSS, encoded by the coding sequence ATGCTTATCCAAATACGCCGTCTGTTAAATCGGTTTTTTAGAAGATCAAGGACAATCAACGATGAACCTCTGAACAAGGTAAGTTTGATTGTCATTATCTTGATTGATATTTTTATTTTAATCAATGTTTTTACCGGACTGAATGATATTAGCCAATGGTATATTAACCCTTCATCGGCTTATCCCTGTTATTCTGAGTGGAAAAATTACCAAACCCAAACAACTTCAGATAAAGATTATGAGATTATCCAGTCCTCAGTGATATCGGCAATAAACTATCAATATAATTTTCAGCAAACCTATCAACAAGCAGCGGTTGGACATCTAGGCGCAGTGTCTCAAACCTGCTTAGAGTACGGCAGTTACAAAGATAAACTCAATAATCCTGAAAATCAGCAAATCATAGCGACTATTGATCAGAAACAAGAAGAAATAAGTCAGATTGAACAAACGAATCGCAGTATTCGTGAGCAATATGACTCAACTTTATTGGAAAAAATAGCAGGTCAGTCTCGTGATCAGTCCATTAATAGAGTGGGTGCAGAGCAAGCCAAACAGCAACTTGAACAAAATAACCGCAATATTGCTAGGCTTAAACAGGAAATTGCTCAGCTTAAAAATCAACTGAAGGCAAAACCGGAAAGTTTAGCTTTCATTAACTTTCTGAATAATAACAGGACATTTCAATCCATTGAAAACGCCTACCAGCAGGCATCCTTTTGGTATCCGAGCCTCCAATTCGGCTTTCAATCGCTATTCCTGTTGCCACTAATTTTCTTTTCCTTATCAGTTTATAATTTTGCTCAACGAAAAGCATATGGACTTATTGCCCTAATTAGCTGGCATTTGTCAGTCGTCTTTTTTGTACCACTGATCTTTAAGCTCTTTGAGTTTCTGCAATTTGGTACAATCGTTCAATTTCTCGTTGCTCTGATTAGCACCCTTTTAGGCGGACTCGTTTTTCTGGTCAGTTATGCTTATATCTTACTAATTCCTCTGATTGGGTTTGGCATTATCAAGTTTTTCCAAAAAATTGTCTTTAATCCAAAAATTCAGGCAGCTAGGCGAGTCCAAAAATCACGATGTATCCGGTGTGCTAATAAAATTCCGACCCATGATGCTTACTGTCCCCACTGTGGTTTTTATCAATACGCTGAATGTCATAATTGTCATAGTATGACTTATAAGTATTTACCGTATTGTAAACAATGTGGACAGTCTCAAGATTCCAGTTAA
- a CDS encoding slr1658 superfamily regulator encodes MTQIFGDFNEQLPPSEEYLVIQFSPSSIPLKHRWRNNGLSADFMADYVVTFFPTDQEDTNATAQQVEIKSAVSYIANELLENAMKFNDDTSPHAISIALHLYNDSLVFLTKNTVPPQILDNFQAYLQKLTTSDPQELYIHQLEQNAADETSTASRLGFLTMINDYMATLGWKFETLAKTPPITTVTTMVRLTV; translated from the coding sequence ATGACTCAGATCTTTGGAGATTTCAACGAACAGCTACCTCCCAGTGAGGAATACTTGGTTATCCAATTTTCACCCAGCTCGATTCCGTTAAAGCATCGCTGGCGGAATAATGGGTTATCCGCAGATTTCATGGCTGACTATGTGGTAACATTTTTTCCCACTGACCAAGAGGATACGAATGCTACAGCTCAACAAGTGGAGATTAAGAGTGCTGTGAGTTACATTGCCAATGAGCTGTTAGAGAACGCCATGAAGTTTAACGATGATACCTCACCGCACGCCATTAGTATCGCCTTACACCTGTATAACGACAGCTTAGTCTTCTTGACAAAAAACACGGTTCCTCCCCAAATTCTGGATAATTTTCAGGCATATCTCCAGAAATTGACGACATCAGACCCCCAAGAGTTGTATATTCATCAGTTAGAACAAAATGCAGCAGACGAAACCAGCACGGCTTCTCGCTTAGGATTTTTAACCATGATCAATGACTACATGGCAACCCTCGGCTGGAAGTTTGAAACCCTGGCAAAGACGCCACCTATTACCACCGTCACCACCATGGTGCGATTGACAGTATGA
- the amt gene encoding ammonium transporter: MIDILWLLVCSGLVFLMQPGFMCLESGLTRSKNSINVAIKNLADLGISIALFWAFGYAFMFGTSVLGWIGSSDFFVHVEATPRLAAFFLFQAMFCSTATTIVSGAVAERMKFPAYLILASLVSGLIYPLFGHWAWNGIDLDVSVGWLEQLGFVDFAGSTVVHSLGGWVSLASLMIIGSRTGRFPDHLPPRKIHGSNLPLSVLGAMLLWIGWLGFNGGSTLTLNEQVPSIIVHTVLAGIAGMMAAGMVSWYRCQLPEVESLINGSLAGLVSITACCHVVTSPASVIIGAIGGIIATLMSNWLERWQIDDAVDAIPVHLGGGIWGTLAVALFGQPELLDTGLSPVIQLGVQVIGILSCGIWAFGLTYLLLFITNRFLPMRVSIEAEQIGLNVSEHRAKTEICDLFQVMEAQAQTQDLSLRVPVEPFTQVGQIAQRYNQVMDALEEALTRTDAIVRTAMDAIITFTKPQLKIVTANPSAKEIFGYSINEFISMDIHQLLDWSTPAADDTDIGMERLLKVGRHEIIGCRVDGSRFPLEATVVETKSGQDCFYTGTFRDISERKKAQADLFRANQEITKLNERLKAENLRLSAELDVTRRLQQMLLPKEAELNQITDLEISGFMEPATEVGGDYYDILPYRDRVQISIGDVTGHGLESGVLSLMVQTAVRTLLESNQTDPKQFLDILNRTIYQNIQRMNSDKNLTLALLDYQKGILNLSGQHEEIIVVRAGGHIERIDTIDLGFPIGLDADIADFVAHLQVQLNPGDAVVLYTDGIPEAENAQGIPYGIERLCQILSQNWQQSAAEIRQAVIYDLRQHIQAQQLYDDITLLVIKQRKIFEV; encoded by the coding sequence GTGATTGATATTCTGTGGCTCCTCGTCTGTTCTGGCTTGGTATTCCTGATGCAACCCGGGTTTATGTGCCTGGAGTCAGGGCTGACGCGATCGAAAAATAGTATCAATGTTGCCATTAAAAACTTAGCTGACTTGGGCATATCTATTGCCTTATTTTGGGCGTTCGGATATGCCTTTATGTTTGGCACCTCAGTGCTGGGGTGGATTGGCTCAAGCGATTTCTTCGTTCACGTTGAAGCTACACCCCGACTGGCGGCGTTCTTTTTGTTCCAAGCCATGTTTTGCAGCACCGCTACCACGATTGTCTCCGGGGCGGTAGCTGAACGGATGAAGTTTCCGGCTTACCTAATCTTAGCCAGTTTGGTGTCTGGTCTGATTTATCCCCTGTTTGGACATTGGGCGTGGAACGGGATTGATTTAGACGTATCAGTGGGGTGGCTAGAACAATTAGGCTTTGTTGATTTTGCGGGGTCTACAGTCGTTCACAGTCTGGGGGGCTGGGTATCCCTCGCCAGTCTGATGATTATCGGCTCACGCACCGGGCGATTTCCGGATCATCTACCACCACGAAAAATCCATGGGTCTAATTTACCCCTTTCGGTTTTAGGTGCCATGTTACTGTGGATTGGCTGGTTGGGGTTCAATGGGGGCAGCACATTGACTTTAAATGAGCAAGTCCCTAGCATTATTGTGCATACCGTGCTAGCAGGTATTGCCGGAATGATGGCAGCGGGAATGGTTAGCTGGTATCGGTGTCAGCTTCCGGAAGTCGAATCCCTAATTAATGGTTCCTTAGCGGGACTCGTTTCAATTACCGCCTGTTGCCATGTTGTCACCTCTCCCGCATCCGTGATTATTGGGGCAATTGGGGGTATTATTGCCACCTTGATGTCGAATTGGTTGGAACGGTGGCAGATTGATGATGCTGTCGATGCTATACCCGTGCATCTGGGTGGAGGAATTTGGGGAACATTAGCCGTGGCGTTGTTTGGTCAACCGGAATTGCTGGATACGGGATTGAGTCCAGTGATTCAGCTTGGTGTGCAGGTAATCGGAATTCTTAGTTGTGGTATTTGGGCATTTGGTTTAACCTATCTCCTATTATTCATCACCAATCGTTTTTTGCCAATGCGGGTGAGTATTGAGGCGGAACAGATTGGTTTAAATGTGTCCGAACATCGCGCCAAAACTGAGATTTGTGACCTGTTTCAGGTAATGGAAGCCCAAGCCCAGACTCAAGATTTAAGCTTACGAGTTCCTGTCGAACCGTTTACGCAAGTCGGTCAAATTGCCCAGCGCTATAACCAGGTAATGGATGCCTTAGAAGAGGCTTTAACCCGCACCGATGCCATTGTGAGAACGGCAATGGATGCGATTATTACCTTCACCAAACCTCAACTCAAAATTGTCACGGCTAATCCGAGTGCGAAAGAGATCTTTGGGTATTCCATCAACGAATTCATCAGCATGGATATTCATCAGCTATTAGATTGGTCAACACCCGCCGCCGATGATACTGATATAGGAATGGAACGGTTATTAAAAGTTGGCAGACATGAGATTATTGGCTGTCGGGTTGATGGGTCTCGCTTTCCTCTAGAAGCAACGGTTGTGGAAACGAAATCGGGTCAAGATTGCTTTTATACGGGTACATTTCGCGACATCTCTGAACGAAAAAAAGCCCAAGCGGATTTGTTTCGGGCAAATCAGGAAATTACTAAGCTCAATGAACGTCTCAAGGCAGAAAATTTGCGATTGAGCGCTGAACTTGATGTTACTCGTCGCTTACAACAGATGCTGCTTCCAAAAGAGGCAGAATTGAATCAAATTACTGACTTAGAGATTTCTGGATTTATGGAACCGGCGACGGAAGTGGGTGGGGATTATTATGATATCTTACCCTATCGCGATCGCGTCCAAATTAGTATTGGTGATGTGACGGGACATGGCTTAGAAAGCGGGGTATTAAGCTTAATGGTACAAACCGCCGTCCGCACCCTATTAGAAAGTAACCAAACTGACCCCAAGCAATTTTTAGATATCCTCAATCGCACCATTTATCAAAACATCCAGCGGATGAACTCCGACAAAAACCTCACCTTGGCTTTGTTGGACTATCAAAAAGGTATCCTAAATTTGAGCGGACAACATGAAGAGATCATTGTCGTGCGTGCTGGAGGTCATATTGAGCGAATTGATACCATTGATCTAGGGTTTCCCATTGGTTTAGATGCTGATATTGCTGATTTCGTGGCACATCTTCAAGTCCAGTTAAATCCGGGAGATGCTGTTGTCCTCTACACCGATGGGATTCCAGAAGCAGAAAATGCCCAAGGGATACCATACGGCATCGAACGTTTGTGTCAGATTCTCAGTCAGAATTGGCAACAATCCGCTGCTGAAATTCGGCAAGCCGTTATTTATGACCTACGCCAGCATATTCAAGCACAGCAACTTTATGATGATATCACCTTACTCGTAATTAAACAAAGGAAAATTTTTGAAGTTTAA
- a CDS encoding slr1659 superfamily regulator has translation MEVKSDTYSVLYDKENSTVSWKGSLRLSGTEEYAPIIDLLDQAIEGQPSILTLNLRDLQFLNSSGISMLSKFAIKVRQKKTIKMIVKGSQNIPWQGKSLKNLQRLMPSLTLEVD, from the coding sequence ATGGAAGTTAAAAGTGATACGTATAGTGTATTGTATGATAAAGAAAATTCAACCGTTTCTTGGAAAGGTTCCCTACGGCTAAGTGGCACCGAAGAATATGCACCAATTATAGACTTACTCGATCAAGCCATAGAGGGTCAGCCCTCTATCCTGACGCTTAACTTACGAGATCTGCAATTTCTCAACAGTTCGGGAATTAGCATGTTGTCGAAATTTGCGATTAAAGTTAGACAGAAAAAGACAATTAAAATGATTGTAAAAGGTTCTCAGAACATTCCTTGGCAAGGTAAATCGTTAAAAAACTTACAGCGACTCATGCCAAGTTTAACGCTGGAAGTCGATTAG
- a CDS encoding SpoIIE family protein phosphatase — protein MTNNPWFSIRSALNNRVFPYFAAFLTVVILLTVVRGFERAEYQRFSEQQRSDVLNQLSAARARLEAALNQRLFLTRGLLAYVSTINPDITQSEFERLSSVLVEDQEGIEFLALYKDNIVSHLYPLAGNEDAIGFNPMTIPEERDAIERAIQSRQTVFAGPLQLEPKKNWGFISRTPIFITPPDQPPQSGRYWGLVGIGFDRNTLFQEAGLLNLSSKLQYGIRGKDGLGETGDLVFGDTSIFQQNPVRLEVTLPNGSWQLAAIPDNGWASTAPISKWLWIGGGLSALLAGVLVYILVSEPVRLQKAVQRATIALRRSQDALQHANEELETRVEKRTAQLAQANQEITLLNSRLKAENLRLSAEVEVTRRLQQMMLPKQEELNQIAELDIAGFMEPATEVGGDYYDVLQNNGHVTIGIGDVTGHGLESGVLMIMVQTAVRTLLEGAKTDSKQFLSVLNRTIYHNIQRMKSEKNLTLSILDYHQDKLRLSGQHEEMIVVRSGGKIERVDTIDLGFPIGLVADIADFVADAEIQLNPGDVVVLYTDGIPEAENPQGVQYGIERLCQILSDNWRQSAQEIRQAVIEDVRRHIGTQKVYDDITLLVIKPKPSLLRDRSGVAPIQQDS, from the coding sequence ATGACAAACAACCCATGGTTTTCAATCCGTTCTGCCCTAAATAATCGCGTTTTTCCTTATTTTGCCGCCTTCTTAACGGTAGTTATTCTGCTAACCGTAGTTAGGGGTTTTGAACGCGCTGAATACCAACGGTTTTCCGAACAACAACGTTCGGATGTTCTCAATCAACTGAGTGCAGCGAGAGCCCGCTTAGAAGCCGCCCTAAACCAGCGACTTTTTCTCACACGAGGTTTATTGGCGTATGTGTCCACGATTAATCCAGACATTACCCAAAGCGAATTTGAGCGTCTCTCTAGCGTCCTCGTTGAAGATCAAGAAGGGATTGAATTCTTAGCCCTGTATAAAGATAACATCGTTAGTCATCTCTATCCCTTAGCCGGAAACGAAGACGCGATTGGCTTTAATCCGATGACTATTCCGGAAGAACGAGACGCCATTGAGAGAGCCATTCAAAGCCGCCAAACCGTTTTTGCTGGTCCGTTGCAGTTAGAACCTAAAAAAAATTGGGGATTTATTAGTCGTACCCCGATATTTATCACGCCCCCCGATCAACCTCCCCAAAGTGGTCGCTATTGGGGTCTAGTGGGTATTGGGTTTGACCGCAATACGTTATTTCAGGAAGCAGGATTACTCAATCTTTCTAGCAAACTTCAGTATGGTATTCGGGGTAAAGATGGATTGGGTGAAACAGGAGACTTAGTGTTCGGAGATACCAGTATTTTTCAACAAAATCCTGTCCGTTTAGAGGTAACGTTACCGAACGGATCATGGCAATTAGCGGCAATTCCTGATAATGGATGGGCATCAACGGCACCTATTTCCAAATGGTTGTGGATAGGGGGCGGATTATCAGCACTATTAGCTGGGGTGTTAGTTTATATCTTAGTCAGTGAGCCAGTGCGACTGCAAAAAGCGGTTCAACGCGCAACTATCGCATTGCGCCGGAGTCAAGATGCCCTCCAACATGCCAATGAAGAATTAGAAACGAGAGTGGAGAAACGCACGGCTCAATTGGCTCAAGCGAATCAGGAAATTACCCTGCTCAATAGTCGTTTGAAAGCCGAAAATTTGCGCCTGAGTGCTGAAGTTGAGGTAACTCGTCGTCTGCAACAGATGATGTTACCTAAACAGGAGGAACTGAACCAGATTGCTGAATTAGACATCGCTGGCTTTATGGAACCCGCCACTGAAGTTGGCGGCGACTATTATGATGTCCTGCAAAATAATGGTCATGTCACTATTGGTATTGGCGATGTCACGGGACATGGGTTAGAAAGTGGAGTTTTGATGATTATGGTGCAAACGGCGGTGAGAACGTTATTGGAAGGAGCGAAAACGGATTCAAAGCAATTTTTAAGTGTCTTGAATCGAACGATTTATCATAATATCCAGCGAATGAAATCGGAGAAAAATCTCACCCTCTCCATCTTGGACTATCACCAAGATAAACTGCGCTTGAGTGGACAACATGAAGAAATGATTGTCGTGCGATCGGGTGGTAAAATTGAGCGAGTTGATACCATTGATTTAGGCTTTCCCATTGGTCTAGTCGCCGATATTGCCGATTTTGTCGCCGATGCGGAAATCCAGTTAAATCCTGGCGATGTGGTGGTTCTCTACACCGATGGAATTCCCGAAGCCGAAAATCCCCAAGGCGTACAGTATGGGATTGAACGTCTGTGTCAGATTCTCAGTGACAACTGGCGACAGTCAGCCCAGGAAATTCGCCAAGCCGTGATTGAGGATGTGCGGCGTCATATTGGGACACAAAAGGTTTATGATGATATAACGCTGTTAGTGATTAAACCCAAACCATCCTTGCTGCGCGATCGCTCCGGCGTCGCACCAATTCAACAGGATAGTTAG
- a CDS encoding toxin-antitoxin system TumE family protein, with translation MSQEDRDYGLETLLDLDGEIFPMENGYWTKFEARKVAPNEHIPHGIKYSLTLHNSRNERIIGYDNAHGIKRKGNKYTANRTVWDHKHKRNIVEAYEFESAGQLLEDFWTDVNRIIMPK, from the coding sequence TTGAGCCAAGAAGATAGGGACTACGGACTTGAAACGTTACTTGACTTAGATGGGGAAATCTTCCCCATGGAAAACGGCTATTGGACGAAATTTGAAGCTAGGAAGGTGGCTCCAAATGAGCATATACCCCATGGCATCAAATATAGTTTAACTTTACATAACAGTAGAAATGAAAGAATTATCGGATACGATAATGCACATGGAATAAAACGTAAAGGGAATAAATACACGGCTAATCGAACTGTCTGGGATCACAAACACAAACGAAATATTGTCGAAGCTTATGAGTTTGAAAGCGCAGGTCAGCTACTAGAAGATTTTTGGACTGATGTGAATCGCATTATTATGCCAAAATAA